In Halapricum desulfuricans, a single window of DNA contains:
- a CDS encoding YhbY family RNA-binding protein, translating to MTDTDQQRRIHDLEATLRVGKGGVDSVADELASQLETSDLVKVKFLRSARGGTTSEQLAEELAERTNAEVVQTRGHTAVFQR from the coding sequence ATGACGGATACAGACCAGCAGCGCCGGATCCACGACCTGGAGGCGACGCTTCGGGTCGGTAAGGGCGGTGTCGACTCGGTCGCCGACGAACTGGCGTCGCAACTCGAGACGAGCGACCTCGTGAAAGTCAAGTTCCTGCGGTCGGCCCGCGGCGGCACGACCAGCGAGCAACTGGCCGAGGAACTCGCCGAACGCACGAACGCCGAGGTCGTCCAGACCCGGGGCCACACGGCCGTATTCCAGCGATGA
- the purH gene encoding bifunctional phosphoribosylaminoimidazolecarboxamide formyltransferase/IMP cyclohydrolase yields MQLAGMASNRGRNLLNIADRAPGGVEFAVVLSNDPDAPVLEQARERGIPTEVVPKDGDETRREHELRVEEALEAYEFDLVTMDGYMRILTEAFVEGQPTILNVHPSLLPAFPGMDAHEQVLEAGVRQTGCTVHVVDETVDGGPIVTQEPVPVFEGDDVDDLKERVLSRGEFRAYPRAVRWFAEDRVTVDREAGTVSVEGDEEGTFPARRVSSEDRAADLRYGENPHQDAALYADPTCEEASVVHAPQRNEGAKGMGYNNYNDADAALNIVKEFDEPACAVIKHTNPAGAAVADSISEAYADALSTDPKSTFGGIVALNRECDAATAEQIVESFKEVVVAPGYTDDALETLFEKDNLRVLDVSDRFETTETLTEKNLVGGRLVQERDLQSLSPDDLEVVTDRVPTDEQIESMLFAWQTIKHVKSNAILFAKGTETVGVGAGQVSRVDAVEIAKMKAESDAEGKDAEGAVMASDAFFPFPDGIEAAAEAGIEAVIQPGGSVNDDDVIETADELGMTMVMTGTRCFRHD; encoded by the coding sequence ATGCAACTCGCCGGTATGGCATCCAATCGCGGCCGCAACCTGCTGAACATCGCCGACCGCGCTCCGGGTGGGGTGGAGTTCGCCGTCGTCCTCTCGAACGACCCCGACGCGCCGGTCCTCGAACAGGCCCGAGAACGCGGTATTCCGACCGAAGTCGTCCCGAAAGACGGGGACGAAACCCGCCGCGAACACGAATTGCGGGTCGAAGAAGCCCTCGAAGCGTACGAGTTCGACCTCGTTACCATGGACGGGTACATGCGGATCCTCACCGAGGCGTTCGTCGAGGGCCAGCCGACGATCCTCAACGTCCATCCGTCGCTGCTGCCCGCGTTCCCGGGGATGGACGCCCACGAGCAGGTCCTGGAGGCGGGCGTGAGACAGACCGGCTGTACCGTCCACGTCGTCGACGAGACCGTCGACGGCGGGCCGATCGTCACCCAGGAACCGGTTCCCGTCTTCGAGGGCGACGACGTTGATGACCTCAAAGAGCGCGTCCTCTCTCGGGGCGAGTTTAGAGCCTACCCGCGTGCAGTGCGGTGGTTCGCCGAGGACCGCGTGACCGTCGACCGCGAGGCCGGCACGGTCAGCGTCGAGGGCGACGAGGAGGGGACGTTTCCGGCTCGCCGGGTCAGTAGCGAGGACCGCGCCGCCGACCTGCGCTACGGGGAGAACCCCCATCAGGACGCCGCGCTGTATGCCGACCCGACCTGCGAGGAGGCCAGTGTCGTCCACGCGCCGCAACGCAACGAGGGCGCGAAGGGCATGGGATACAACAATTACAACGACGCCGACGCCGCGCTGAACATCGTCAAGGAGTTCGACGAGCCCGCGTGTGCGGTCATCAAGCACACTAACCCCGCCGGTGCGGCGGTCGCGGATTCGATCAGCGAGGCGTACGCCGACGCGCTCTCGACGGATCCCAAGAGCACGTTCGGCGGGATCGTCGCTCTCAATCGCGAGTGTGACGCCGCAACGGCGGAACAGATCGTCGAGTCGTTCAAGGAGGTCGTCGTCGCGCCGGGTTACACCGACGACGCGCTGGAAACGCTCTTCGAGAAGGACAACCTCCGGGTGCTGGACGTGAGCGACCGGTTCGAGACCACGGAGACGCTGACCGAGAAGAATCTGGTCGGCGGGCGACTCGTTCAGGAGCGCGACCTGCAGTCGCTGTCCCCCGACGATCTGGAGGTCGTCACCGACCGGGTTCCGACCGACGAGCAGATCGAGTCGATGCTGTTCGCCTGGCAGACGATCAAGCATGTCAAGTCCAACGCGATCCTCTTCGCGAAAGGCACAGAGACCGTCGGCGTCGGGGCCGGACAGGTCTCGCGGGTCGACGCCGTCGAAATCGCCAAGATGAAAGCCGAAAGCGATGCCGAGGGCAAGGACGCCGAGGGTGCGGTGATGGCCTCAGACGCCTTCTTCCCGTTCCCGGACGGGATCGAGGCCGCCGCAGAGGCCGGCATCGAGGCGGTCATCCAGCCCGGCGGCTCGGTCAACGACGACGACGTCATCGAGACGGCCGACGAACTCGGGATGACGATGGTCATGACCGGGACGCGGTGCTTTAGGCACGATTGA
- a CDS encoding inorganic phosphate transporter, whose amino-acid sequence MAWALGANSNSPPFAPAIGASAISTMRAAFVIGILAALGAVAQGGAISETVGTDLINGVSITPLAATAGLLTAAGFMGFGVYTGYPVPAAFATTGAMVGVGLSLGGDPAVETYRQLGRFWLLVPPVSGGIAYATATLLRRDDIPETVGVPLLAAVVAAIVANIQLGVVPSPPGADQNSIAGFVSMVVALPTVGGVGPVQVLVTIAFAVLGFVAIRRRTQRSVEKGIRTFLVVLGSIVAFSSGGSQVGLATGPLQALFVDDLGLPVIVLLSIGAVGILAGAWMGAPRLLQATSREYAQLGVRRSIAALVPGFVIAQTAIALGIPISFNNIIISGVIGGGLAAGSAGVSRRKIGVTVLFWILTLGTSVAVGYGIYTVFSTVLGVQ is encoded by the coding sequence ATGGCCTGGGCGCTGGGGGCAAACAGCAACTCCCCGCCGTTCGCCCCGGCGATCGGTGCCAGCGCCATTTCGACGATGCGCGCGGCGTTCGTCATCGGGATTCTCGCGGCCCTCGGCGCGGTCGCGCAGGGTGGCGCGATCTCCGAGACCGTCGGGACGGACCTGATAAACGGCGTCTCGATCACGCCGCTGGCCGCGACTGCGGGACTGCTGACCGCGGCGGGGTTCATGGGTTTCGGCGTTTATACCGGCTATCCCGTGCCGGCGGCGTTCGCCACGACCGGCGCGATGGTCGGCGTCGGACTGTCGCTCGGCGGCGATCCGGCCGTCGAGACCTACCGGCAACTCGGCCGGTTCTGGCTGCTCGTCCCGCCGGTCTCGGGCGGGATCGCCTACGCGACCGCCACCCTGCTCCGGCGGGACGACATCCCGGAGACGGTCGGCGTCCCGTTGCTGGCGGCCGTCGTCGCCGCTATCGTCGCGAACATTCAGCTCGGAGTCGTTCCGTCCCCGCCCGGCGCTGACCAGAACTCGATCGCCGGATTCGTCTCGATGGTCGTGGCGTTGCCGACAGTCGGCGGCGTCGGTCCAGTGCAGGTCCTTGTGACGATCGCGTTCGCAGTGCTCGGGTTCGTCGCGATCCGCCGTCGGACCCAGCGGTCCGTCGAGAAGGGGATCCGGACGTTTCTGGTCGTGCTGGGCAGCATCGTCGCCTTCTCCAGCGGCGGCAGTCAGGTCGGCCTCGCGACCGGCCCGCTACAGGCACTGTTCGTTGACGATCTCGGTCTGCCGGTGATCGTCCTGCTGTCGATCGGTGCCGTCGGGATCCTCGCCGGCGCGTGGATGGGTGCCCCGCGTCTGTTGCAGGCGACCTCGCGGGAGTATGCACAGCTCGGTGTCAGGCGATCGATCGCCGCGCTCGTCCCCGGCTTCGTCATCGCACAGACCGCGATCGCGCTGGGGATCCCGATCTCGTTCAACAACATCATCATCTCGGGCGTGATCGGGGGCGGACTCGCCGCCGGGTCCGCGGGCGTCTCCCGGCGGAAGATCGGCGTCACCGTCCTCTTCTGGATTCTCACGCTCGGGACGTCGGTGGCCGTCGGATACGGCATCTACACCGTCTTTTCGACGGTGCTCGGCGTTCAGTGA
- a CDS encoding bacteriorhodopsin, protein MSQTTATVVAQVSQQDMFKHVLNDPLLGSSIYVNIALAGLTLLLFVYMARSLTDPRAKLIVVSVMGVSAVSIASYTGLASGLTIGILEMPEGHAMYETTTELAHSGEEVDGTVSLWGRYLTWAFSTPFILLALGLIAGSNLTKIFTAIVFDIGIMITGLAAALTTSSYPMRWAWYGISVTFFLVVVYILLFEWPEDARQAGTADIFNTLKILTVVLWFGYTIWWALGNEGLAVIESVGLTSWGYSAFDIVAKYLFSFLVVKYVVDNVEKVSAGSDYGATSSAIPADD, encoded by the coding sequence ATGTCACAAACTACCGCGACCGTCGTCGCGCAGGTATCCCAACAGGACATGTTCAAACACGTACTCAACGACCCCCTCCTCGGGAGTTCGATCTACGTCAACATCGCGCTCGCGGGGCTGACGTTGCTGTTGTTCGTGTATATGGCGCGCAGCCTGACTGATCCGCGCGCCAAACTGATCGTCGTCTCCGTGATGGGGGTGTCGGCCGTTTCGATCGCCAGCTACACCGGACTCGCGTCGGGACTGACGATCGGAATCCTTGAGATGCCGGAGGGCCACGCGATGTACGAGACGACGACAGAGCTGGCCCACAGTGGAGAAGAAGTCGATGGCACGGTCAGCCTCTGGGGTCGGTACCTGACGTGGGCGTTCTCGACGCCGTTCATCCTGCTCGCGCTCGGCCTGATCGCCGGGTCGAACCTCACGAAGATCTTCACGGCGATCGTCTTCGACATCGGCATCATGATCACCGGGCTGGCCGCCGCGCTGACCACGTCCTCCTACCCGATGCGGTGGGCCTGGTACGGGATCAGCGTCACGTTCTTCCTCGTGGTCGTCTACATCCTGCTGTTCGAGTGGCCCGAGGACGCCAGACAGGCCGGCACGGCAGACATTTTCAACACCCTGAAGATACTGACGGTCGTGCTGTGGTTCGGGTACACGATCTGGTGGGCGCTCGGCAACGAGGGACTGGCGGTCATCGAGTCGGTCGGGCTCACCTCCTGGGGCTACAGCGCCTTCGACATCGTCGCGAAGTACCTGTTCTCGTTCCTCGTGGTGAAGTACGTCGTCGACAACGTCGAGAAAGTTAGCGCCGGATCCGATTACGGCGCGACCTCGAGCGCGATACCCGCCGACGACTGA